The Asterias rubens chromosome 1, eAstRub1.3, whole genome shotgun sequence genome segment ATTTGGAACCAACCTACCGGTCATGGTCGCATCACTGGTTACCAACAGCCGTTTTCTTAGCACAGCACAGAGTGGACCAGTTATAACAAAATGATAACGTGTCATGCGTTTAAGTCGAATGTCGTGCTGATGACATGACTACAGTCATTCACACTACAACTTCTGTGCACATGCCCCCTTCGCACGTCACTAAACAATTAATCATTGATCCTTGCGCGAACTTGACCGTGATGGACATGCAATGTTTATGAGTTATCATCATTTCACCACTCCCACTCGTAGTCACTCTCCGAGCTGTCGCTCTCCGTCCAGCTCTCCGATGAGCTCGAAGAGTCGAACGAGCCACTGCAAAAGCACTGTCTATCCTTGACGATCACCACTGGTACGATTAAAACGTTCACTGCAGTGTTCGGAAACTGCTTCCCAAGCATCTCCGTCAGCGCCTTGACTTTATCGCTCTTGACTGCTTTTTCCGTGGTGACGTTGTAAGGGTAGAACTTCTCAGGTACGTTATAGGTGATGATGGGCACCCCCCAAATCAAAGTACGGAGACTGTGGAGGTTTGCAAGAGTTCGGCACTTTTCAGAGTTTGTTTGAATCAGCTgttttggagagaaaaaaaacattttattttcatttcattttattttagtcGCCAGCAAACAGTCATAAAATACATTGAACATTTGCAAATCAAATGATCTACGGGAACAAACAATACAAGAAGACTTATGTTGACTTATTGTGAAGGCCAACTTGGacactatactagccaagaactcAATGGAGAGAATTGTCTTCTCTCCACAAAgaagaaaaccccagagaactgttccagaaaaaaaaacatgcaatcaTCTTGGGACTGAAAACAGAATACAAGCAGTGCCCCCAGCAGAATTCGAACCagagtcctagaggtggaagggcATGGAAGGAACCACTACGTGCTAGGCCAACCCAAACGTATAAACCAGACCACCAAGGAgggaaaataaatataatttaaagaggctaatcatccttactcgcagcttaGAGCTGAATTGTGAAAGAGCGGCTAAaacatgttcgagaagcaggcatgcaagggcgcctttggcagccagccatatcaacccattatgaccatggcgcacagccagagatcaaagtgtttgatttttccccagggaggaaaaccggatggtctggaaaaccctcgtggcacaacAGAGAACCAAcgaacaactcaactcacatatggccctggccaggAATCAAACCAGAAGCAAGCACTtgacgcacaagccaaccatgcccccAAAGAAATAAAAAGCATTAGTTTGCACTCACCCCAGCACTACATACTGTTGGACACGGTCCTTGAGTGTAACCTCGCAAGCTGGCCGTGGGCCAAAATGTCAAAGAGGAAAGTTTGAGTAGACTCGTCAGGGCAGGGTTGATATCGCTTGGCATTCTGTACATTATCAACTCCAACTTCTCCAACCTAATGGAACATCAGAACAAACTTAATTTATTTGTATCTCTTATATCTTTAATAcactaatttatttttaatacacTAATTTATTAGTAACTATTTTGTATTGCCCAGTCTCACTCATGCATAACATGTCCATGTTTCCATTTTTTGTGTGTACGTAACGGTATCCATTTCTTTAAATACGTTTcttttgtctttgtctttaCATGGAATGAGAACAAAAAGCatttgcttcttctttttcctaAATGTTAATGTCACATTATCatctatttatttttcaataactGGATCAAGTTTTAATTTGTACAGGTTATTATATGTTTAACCAAGCAACTCATTCATGTatctaaaatgaaaaaattgaaattatCTAGGGTGTTATGgtcgagtggtttagagcaagGAATTTtagtggttaagtcatcggagtgtgggttcctTGGGCAAGATGCTTTGTTTACTATAATTGATTCTCTTCACCCATGGGTATAGTTGGGCACCTATGGCGGTAGagtttgatattgtgaatgaaaaagcctttggagcaccACGGCACCTCAGGGCTGTagactccccagggagctgagaaatattaaaggaatgttattggcccattgaccagggcactaatgttacgcgcattgatacagttatATTAAAAAACTGGCACTACTCACTCTTTCAGCTTGCTCAGAGTCTCTGAGATATTACATGTACAGATATATAGTCCGTTAGCCAATGAATCGCCCTTACACCAGCAGCCTCCGTTCTCTAGTCTTAAACTGCGCAGTCTGGTCAGCTTGCCCAAGATCTTATACACCTGCAAGATGGCCAAAGACATACGTCGTGCatgtaaaaaaattgtgtcaacTGAGAACTTCTGATAGTTCTCTATTATAATTAAAGTGAGGGCAttattgtctttttgttttagttctTGATTTGAGTAAATAAGCATTATTTAGGTCCAGattttactttgttttgtaCTAGAATTTATacattgtactttttttctgagTTGCCTGGCTTGGTTGATGGTGGATAATGCACTTCCTTCTTGGGGAGTGTGTATTTGGTCTGTTGTTGTGGTTTTGAGAACCAAATGGTCAGCCACTTCGAAAGAGACTTTTTGttaggtatcaatgtatatttggtttgcggtaacaccatgcgtatatctacttgctgtccagattatgttcttttggaaacatgtcttgctatatattctactccGGGGAGTACATTTTTCTACTTTCTATATTCATACAACCTCAGTCCTCCAGTTCCCACAGTCGCCCAGTTCCAGTTCCCTCAGTTCAGGAAGTCTGGTCAAGAACTCGTAGTCCAGCGGGCAAATGCGATTCTCATCAAGACTTGTCAGCGactgcagaaaaaaaattgtttgaaaagattttgaactttaaaaaaaaaaacatggatgaGATATCAACCTGACACAGTCCAAataaattatcttttttttccaggaaaatATTCTTATTCATCAAAGGAATCTTCAAATGTCAGAAAAAGTTGTTAAAGCAAGGCCCATTTAAAATATAATGAACATAAATAGTTGATTGATAACTGAAACTTGTCGTAAACATAACATCGAAAATGCCACCGTAGCCTGGTTGGTAGCACATGGCAATTATCTGTGAGGTCTCTTACCAGCTTCTGCAAGTGTTGTAGCTTTCCCAGGCTTGCAAGCCCATCAGAAAATGACATATGAGGCAGTGCCAAGCTGTTGATGGAGCGAATCTTCAACACTCGCAATTGGGACAGTTTGCTCAGCTttccaaggtcaaaggttacgtTGGGCCtgcaggaaaaaacaaaacaacgatagtgttttttttaatacagcaCGGAAGGACCACACTGAAAGAGTCTACCAAATACCTTGTCCAGGATTGATCAGAAAACAGTGTACTGAATTCTACATTGGAGAGATAGAAATGGTCCCACAAGACTAGGTTATTGGAGCACCATGCCCCAGTTTGTCCTTTTCCGAGGGTTCTCAACACATCCGTATAGAATCACCAGGTCATCACACAGACATTTCAAAAGTAAAAATCTTAAACAGAAACCCTTGTGATGCTTCAAAAGGGGTGAAGAAGGCAGCTTTCATCAGAACCAACTTTAAGGTTTGGAAATATTTCAAGTGTTAAAACACCAACTGTATTGTAATGGTGTTTCAGTTTGGGTGAAAAAGATCACAGGGTTTCCAGATTCGGATTCCCTTGTCCATTTGGGAAATGATTATACTAATCAGGGTAAGCAGATGCTCATAGTTGTAATTGTCCCCTAGTTTCCTCATTGGGGATCAATTTTACCCTCATCGAGGTAAGGGTTACCAAACAGGGTAGGCATATACCTCAAGAGGGAGAGTTGTGGTGCCAAGATGCTCATGATGTTGTTGTCCAATAGTTTCGCATTGGGGATTGGTGATACCCTCATCAAGGGAGGCCAAATAGGGTAGGAGTATACCCCAATCTGGAGTTTAACTAACCTCTTTGAGAACATTCCTTCCAGCCAGTGTACTTGCAGAACTCTTAAGTCTGGTAGACACTGTGGGACCTGACTGATGACGGAGGTGGAAGCGTGGCCAAAGTGAAGGTACTGCAGCTGAGGAAGTCTCTTGATTATAGAGTAGATGTCCCTCATGTAAACGCTTCTAGTAAACTCCATCATCGTGTTGTTGTAAAAATCCTAAAAGATGGATGATTTTCATGGACAACTATAAAGATCATGGACAATTATAAAGATAAAGAAAATGGGCAAACACATGGCcttataattaataataagaataataataatagcgacTTCTTTTATAGCCCTAatatatccatcactcagtgacgctcaaggtgcttcaatattcagtattttcctgcaaggtattttagagctttgttttgaagtatgagaccaacATGGTATTATTGATTCTTTTTtggtctttttcttttttatctaAGAGGAAATTGCCTCATTTTAAACAGATGACCAGGTTAAAACAGATATCTCCATGAACAAGTCGCACAAACTAATGATTCTCAGTGTGATGTACATTGTTTCCGCAAGGTCAAGTAGAGAGAAGTTGAATTCAAAGTTCTTTATTACTATAAGCCTGCTTTGATTGACTTACCAATGCAATGGTTCCACGTGCTTGAAAGATTTTGACAGCTTTTGGATAGTCCTTCACTTGTGTACCTTCCAGACTCACGTTCTTCCACTGCAAAAtgtagtaaacaaataaatatattaattttggtttttacccatacaccgatgtgtgttagcactgtatactcagttctttcccgagtcctatgaaaaaatatcacaggcaagttactcgggtgggattcgaacccacgacccttgcaattctagagcagtgtcttaccaactagactaccgaggttgcccggcagctagaggcagttcgaatcctatgttttggcagcgggtaccgcaacgatataatagatgttaaatttgcatcggggataaagaatattaattttggtttttacccatacaccgatgtgtgttagcactgtatactcagtactttcccgagtcctgtgaaaaaatatcacaggcatgttactcgggtgggattcgaacccacgacccttgcaattctagagcagtgtcttaccaactagactaccgaggttgcccggcagctagaggcagttcgaatcctatgtttttggcagcgggtaccgcaacgatataatagatgttaaatttaacatctattattagaattgcaagggtcgtgggttcgaatcccacccgagtaacatgcctgtgatattttttcacaggactcgggaaagtactgagtatacagtgctaacacacatcggtgtatgggtaaaaaccaaaattaatattctttatccccgatgcaaatttaacatctattacaaataaatatagATTAAATTACAGCATTGATTTCTGTGTGTGCTCCATCTTATCTGTTCCTTTCGAAGATGCATACTCATGTTGAGTCTGAGTCCGAGTCTTtagtgttgactttgagtctgattcCTTGGTGTCGAGTCCGAGTCCGACTTCTCAGTCTCTAGTCTGAGTCCAGGTCCTCAGTGTCAACTTTGAGTCCGAGTCCTCAGTTGCGAGTTTCAGTCTGCACCCTCATCTTGATTCTGAGTATCCCACCCTTTactgttgactttgagtctgagtTTTCAGTGTCAAGTTTCTGTCTGATCCCTAAGTCTCAATCTCAGTCTGAACCCTCAGTCTCAAGTCCGAGTCCGAGTTTTTAGTGTTGACTTTGAGTTTGAGTCCTCAGTGTAGAGTCTCAGTCGGCACCCTCATCTTGAGTCTGAGTACCGCCTCTTAAGTGTTGACTTTGACTCCGGATTCTCTCAGTGTCCAGTGTAAGTCTCAAGTTTCAGTCTCAACCCTCAGTCTCCATGCAGTCTGACTGCTTATAACttgctttctttaaaaaactaaaaaacccaatgtacaataattttaaaaatgaccaAAGTTTACAAACCAAGCTTTTATCTGTAGACAGCTGGTTCCACATTCTGCAAACTAAGCCGACCCTCAATAGGTCACTCGCAGAGAGGTAGTTGAAGATCCTAAGCAGACAGTATTGAGGCAGTGCACTGATGTGATCACTGCCGTACACACTTGGATCATTGGTAGAGGTTGACGAGGCACCATTGGATGAACGTGTTTTCACCTGAATAGGTCAATAACATCAAAGTATAAATGACTGATGGCATCTTAATAAatggaatgaaaaaaaaaaaaaaataataataataataataataataataataataatttgttaaggGAATCAAATAGTGGGGACACTGCCTTAAGtggctgtttaaaaccggcctGCTGCACCAGGGTTGTACTATGTGGTCGTGTGAGTAAACAAAAgatttcccccccaaaaaaaattataataaaaaaatcagattCAACTCAATTATCGGATTGATGGTTAAGAACTCTTACCAACTGTCAGCAAAGAAAATCAGGGAGGAAATCAGGTCATAAAGAGTGTCCTACCACAAGCCGGTTCTTTTACTCACTTTTGACTTggttttctttcccttttttgatTTTGCTTTTTTGGTCTTGGTAGTCACTTCCGATCTGTGTGGGGGCTGTGGCTGAGCTTTGTATCTACAGACATGTGAAGAGTTTTATTTCATGTTATAATGTTATATTATGTCTTTCATAAATCACATCAGAAAATAGTAAATTTAAACCTCTCTCATGGTTCAACTCAACTTTTTTGAGGTGCATCCATAAACTCTGATACATTATCatacacatgtttttttaaatttgctggAAGTCAATACTCGTCTTTCACAATAACAGTGGTACGCTGGCTACAAGCCAGTTAAAACAGACAGtggaccagtcagaattcaaTCCAAATGCTTCGGACgactagttcagtgttgaaaagcatcccgaTTTAATACGCAATTTAAATGATCAAGTCCAAAAGACAACAAACCAGTGACATGAAAAGCTGATTTCTCTCTCAACCCTACCCTGAAGATTTTTTGCTTGAGCTTATGAATTAAACAATCTTTGCATCtgtaataaaacaattacatctTTACACTTTACCTATAACTAAGGCTTGCCCAGGGAATAATTCTCTGGTTCGGCTCAACAACTTCTGGTTCAAGTGGAGCAAGACAGGAGATCTGAGGTTTGGAGTGAGACGCTGAAAACAGCTCCCTGTTGGCCATTATTTGTGATACAGATGGAGGGGCTCCTCTCTATGGGGTGGAGGTTGAAACGTCTTAATAAAGTCTTCCAAACTCTGTTTCTCTGATGATGAGGCCCAACAATTACTTACAGACGAACCTGTGACAGAagaatttattaatttaaagttgaaagttaaaattaaacttaaaagtACCACCATTTAAGAGGAAAGAAACCATTAAAATACTCAATATTCAATATtgttttgcacgccatactagcttctgaatattcaataaaataccaaccaatgaaaggtttgaaaacatatgacgccGCTCCAATGTCGTACATGCATTGGCACTGTAAATTTAGTGTAAATAGTGGATTATCTCtcgcaacagaaaaacaaacctgtaaagatttCAACACACTATGAAGTCACTGTAAGTGTAAGTGTCATTGTAAAAaagttggatagatgatttttgtttaaatcgtttagtttttgattgtgaataatttgcctgttatcctactgaaaacacatgacaccaggtagccccacttgtgtggccaaggatagctgaatccgaatccttggccacacaagtggggctagacACCAGGATACATGTACTAGACTAGAGTAGTACTATATAGGCCTAGTTAGTTGCAaatcataaatttgtttttgcataATTTGGTCAGAATTAATGAATTAATATTTACCGATTCACGAAATGATTCTCGGGTCATGTTCAAATGGTGCAAGCGGATCAAGTCATGGAATCTGAGGTTTTATAAGCGGGTTTATTGGGCATCAACAACAATCTGTCACTTGTTTTGCAGTTCAGTGGgcgcttccatgttattgtttttttgataacaaaaacattctCGTTCTCACACTCGGTACATTTCTGTTTCGTGGGGGTGATGAAATTCAGTGCACAAAAAAAACGAGGTTGAAATGGACAATGGCTGGGGCGGGGCGGGCCGGAAAAGGGGGGTTGGAGAAAATAATTACTGGAAAGAAGGATTGTATGTTTCACCGGTTGTAACTTTTTTAGATAGTTCTTCTCCACACAAAAGagcattttttttgtacaaaaactaATTGATAAGTTTATTTGCAACCCCCCCTCCTTCCCAGGCAACGCCTCTCCTTGACATCTCGTATCGTATCATGTCGTATGGAGAGCAAAGGTCACGCACGGGTAGGGAAAATCGACCGGCTCTGCAGAATTAAAATGAACGAACGCATGATTTAAAACAGCAAG includes the following:
- the LOC117296525 gene encoding uncharacterized protein LOC117296525 translates to MANRELFSASHSKPQISCLAPLEPEVVEPNQRIIPWASLSYRYKAQPQPPHRSEVTTKTKKAKSKKGKKTKSKVKTRSSNGASSTSTNDPSVYGSDHISALPQYCLLRIFNYLSASDLLRVGLVCRMWNQLSTDKSLWKNVSLEGTQVKDYPKAVKIFQARGTIALDFYNNTMMEFTRSVYMRDIYSIIKRLPQLQYLHFGHASTSVISQVPQCLPDLRVLQVHWLEGMFSKRPNVTFDLGKLSKLSQLRVLKIRSINSLALPHMSFSDGLASLGKLQHLQKLSLTSLDENRICPLDYEFLTRLPELRELELGDCGNWRTEVYKILGKLTRLRSLRLENGGCWCKGDSLANGLYICTCNISETLSKLKELEKLELIMYRMPSDINPALTSLLKLSSLTFWPTASLRGYTQGPCPTVCSAGLIQTNSEKCRTLANLHSLRTLIWGVPIITYNVPEKFYPYNVTTEKAVKSDKVKALTEMLGKQFPNTAVNVLIVPVVIVKDRQCFCSGSFDSSSSSESWTESDSSESDYEWEW